From the genome of Papaver somniferum cultivar HN1 chromosome 2, ASM357369v1, whole genome shotgun sequence, one region includes:
- the LOC113349930 gene encoding malate dehydrogenase, with the protein MAKDPVRVLVTGAAGQIGYALVPMIARGVMLGADQPVILHMLDIPPAAEALNGVKMELVDAAFPLLKGVVATTDVVEACKGVNIAVMVGGFPRKEGMERKDVMSRNVSIYKSQASALEAHAAANCKVLVVANPANTNALILKEFAPSIPEKNITCLTRLDHNRALGQVSERLSVQVSDVKNVIIWGNHSSTQYPDVTHATVKTSAGEKAVRELVADDAWLNGEFISTVQQRGAAIIKARKFSSALSAASSACDHIRDWVVGTPEGTWVSMGVYSDGSYDVPAGLIYSFPVTCKNGEWSIVQGLSIDDFSRNKLNKTAEELSEEKALAYSCLA; encoded by the exons ATGGCTAAAGATCCAGTTCGTGTTCTTGTTACTGGTGCTGCAG GACAGATCGGGTATGCTCTCGTACCCATGATTGCTAGGGGAGTGATGTTGGGTGCTGATCAGCCTGTTATCTTGCATATGCTTGACATTCCACCAGCAGCAGAGGCTTTGAATGGAGTTAAAATGGAGCTGGTTGATGCTGCTTTTCCTCTTCTTAAAG GTGTTGTTGCTACAACTGATGTTGTGGAGGCATGTAAGGGGGTCAACATCGCAGTCATGGTTGGTGGATTCCCCAGGAAAGAAGGAATGGAGAGAAAAGATGTGATGTCCAGAAATGTTTCTATCTACAAGTCCCAAGCATCTGCCCTGGAAGCACATGCAGCTGCTAACTGCAAG GTACTAGTTGTTGCCAACCCTGCAAACACCAACGCGTTGATCCTTAAAGAGTTTGCTCCATCCATCCCTGAGAAAAACATTACTTGCCTTACCCGTTTAGATCACAACAGGGCTCTTGGTCAAGTCTCAGAGAGATTGAGTGTCCAAGTCAGTGATGTTAAGAATGTTATCATTTGGGGAAACCACTCTTCTACTCAGTACCCAGATGTTACCCATGCAACTGTCAAAACATCAGCTGGAGAAAAGGCTGTTAGGGAGCTTGTTGCTGATGATGCATG GTTGAATGGAGAATTTATCAGCACTGTTCAACAACGTGGTGCTGCAATTATCAAAGCAAGAAAGTTCTCAAGTGCCTTATCTGCTGCAAGTTCTGCTTGTGATCACATTCGTGATTGGGTTGTTGGAACTCCAGAG GGCACTTGGGTTTCAATGGGAGTGTACTCTGACGGGTCATACGATGTACCTGCTGGGCTCATCTATTCTTTCCCCGTGACTTGCAAAAATGGAGAATGGTCAATTGTACAAG GACTTTCAATCGATGACTTCTCAAGGAACAAATTGAACAAAACAGCAGAGGAACTCAGTGAGGAAAAGGCTTTGGCGTACTCATGCCTTGCTTAG
- the LOC113352476 gene encoding carbon catabolite repressor protein 4 homolog 1-like, which produces MELNDRENGAALQVPSMPENKYMVAMEDEVQSDHFDEFFAPELDKHGYQALYKKKTTEVYTGTYTIDGCATFFRRDRFSHVKKYEVEFNKAAQSLTDVVVPITQKKAALSRLLKDNVALIAVLEAKFSNHGADTPGKRQLLLCGFAVDIQ; this is translated from the exons ATGGAGCTAAATGACAGAGAAAATGGAGCTGCTCTGCAG GTACCATCAATGCCAGAAAACAAGTACATGGTAGCTATGGAGGATGAG GTTCAAAGTGATCATTTTGATGAGTTTTTCGCCCCTGAGTTGGACAAACATGGTTATCAAGCTCTCTACAAGAAGAAGACAACAGAG GTTTACACCGGGACTTATACTATCGATGGTTGTGCAACATTTTTCCGAAGGGACAGATTTTCCCATGTGAAGAAATACGAG GTCGAATTCAACAAGGCTGCTCAGTCACTGACAGATGTTGTGGTCCCAATCACTCAGAAGAAAGCTGCTTTGTCTCGACTTCTTAAG GATAATGTTGCGCTAATAGCGGTTCTGGAAGCAAAATTTAGCAACCACGGAGCCGATACTCCTGGAAAGCGGCAGCTTCTTTTGTGTG GGTTTGCTGTAGATATTCAGTAG